A genomic stretch from Argiope bruennichi chromosome 2, qqArgBrue1.1, whole genome shotgun sequence includes:
- the LOC129956656 gene encoding toxin-like protein 14 — protein sequence MRTCCLTVLLLLCFSLGTKAGRYVRVATDTSGGYCEGDFGKIKVGETSYNDEKCQKILCGKSMHIIQGCGSATVKGLSENCQLVSNSGHYPHCCIQYVQCDASDDSS from the exons ATGAGAACCTGCTGCCTGACCGTCCTTTTGCTGCTGTGTTTCAGCCTTGGAACTAAAGCAGGAAGGTACGTCCGAGTCGCCACAGACACATCCGGCG GGTACTGCGAAGGGGATTTCGGTAAAATCAAAGTAGGCGAGACAAGTTACAATGACGAAAAGTGTCAAAAAATCCTTTGTGGCAAATCAATGCATATAATCCAAGG GTGTGGTTCCGCCACAGTAAAAGGTCTTTCCGAAAATTGTCAGCTGGTTTCAAATTCTGGCCACTATCCTCACTGCTGCATACAGTACGTGCAGTGCGACGCCAGCGACGACTCCAGTTAA